The genomic stretch GCACGAAGAATAATGGTAtgataaaataagaatttttatagaaatttttccTTAAccaatgcaataaattatgaaatattttacctCATCTCATGCGCCAGTAAGATATCGCTTTTATCGGTACCAAAATCAACAAGAAATTGATCGTCGAGCTGCATCCCACCATTCTCGACGTCGATATCAAGTTTCACCATTGTTGATCCGTATCTGAATAACGCGATGAACATTATAGCAGCGTATATACGAAAATaggaaaaattgcaaatattctgttctattttactttatgaaaaaaggaagaaaaccTTACTTAAGGAGTTCGGGATAAAACTGTCTGTCCCATGGTTTAAAGATCGACGTAGTCACATACAAACGGCGTCCGTCCAAACTCAGTTGCAACATTTGCGGCGCGCCATACAATCTACGTCCTTTCACGTAGACGGGATCGGGCTGAGTGGTCCTTTCCTCGTCTTGCGTTACTCTGACCTTCGAGTCGCTTAATATCGATCCTCCCAGAAAGACTTGACCCGTTAATTTTGGATTTTTTGTATCCGAGACGTCATATTGCCTAACATCTCCGTGTAACCAGTTAGACAAGTACAAATACTTGTCATCCAGACTCAACAAAATGTCAGTAATCATTCCtagagacaaaaagaaaaataacgtaaGGTTTTTGTtagagaataataaaaaaaaaattgcaattttgtaTGTCGACGAGTTTCCGTTtgcaaaaactttttaagtttatattttaagttaaCATATTAACAAGCACCTAATCGCAATACCTGACATCAGAGGTGCGATCCATCCCTCAACCTTTTTCGGTGGTACCTGAATTACCTTTTGAACCTTCCACGAATCGTCCTCCGTCTTGTAAAATCGGTAAACGTTAGACGTTACGGCACACCCTACGAATCCTTCTGCGGCCAACGGATCGTGGAGGAATCTTATTTCAAGAGGTGCGATCCCGTCATCTCCCAATTTAATAACTTGTTTCAGCTTTCGTTCACTCCATGaataaacgtttaaatttCTGCCGTAGACCACTAcgaattatcaatttatttaatcggcGTGACCAGCTTAagcatttaaatttagataattaaaaagtatttacgGGGATTGTGAACGTCTTCTGGGATAAATCCTTTTTTAAAAACCTTAGGCGCGCCCCATTCCGTAGCGATGAGCGTATCGTGATACGGCTGGTACCAAAAATCATATCCGAACATCGCTTTATCGCGGCTCTTGGTCCATGTTCCTTTTGCTTGCAGCGTCTTCGCGTCGATGCAGAAAAATTCGCCCAGCCCGTCACCACTAGGATTTCCCATGGTAGAAATCATTATCTCACCGGTTGGCAAGCAATGAGAAGTATGCGGCGTAGATATCCCATGCTTGTGCATCTCCTCGGATTCCAGAACCTTGCGAAAcggaatttatttaacgacAAACGTAACGTTGCTCAATGAAAAAATTCTCGTTCTTTGTCTCTTAATAAATGCGCACGCGAGCGTATTACCTTTTTAATTCTGGGCTCCTTCTCATCGGTGACGTCGACGAAATATACGCGGTCCGACATGAGACAAGGCAGCACCAGGGTGTCGCGTTTACCGGGTGACCCGTGACAGCTGCTGCAAATATTCCAGCCGGAATGATGCAGCTCGTCGCCGGCCGCTAACATTCTCAGTCTGTGTACGATCTGCGATATCAAGCAGTTCAAGTGAGCATCGTCACCGAACGAGAAACCGTCTTAGCTTTTGCAAGCGCTCGACGAACGCGGTACCTGACAGTACGTAGAACTATCGGGGTCCACGTCCACCGTGCAGAGGACATCAGCTTTCTCGGGGTCCGTGTGTA from Cardiocondyla obscurior isolate alpha-2009 linkage group LG12, Cobs3.1, whole genome shotgun sequence encodes the following:
- the LOC139107128 gene encoding methanethiol oxidase, with the translated sequence MADKRGCSGPGYKSPKAAMLEGPREKLLYVIGIHTDPEKADVLCTVDVDPDSSTYCQIVHRLRMLAAGDELHHSGWNICSSCHGSPGKRDTLVLPCLMSDRVYFVDVTDEKEPRIKKVLESEEMHKHGISTPHTSHCLPTGEIMISTMGNPSGDGLGEFFCIDAKTLQAKGTWTKSRDKAMFGYDFWYQPYHDTLIATEWGAPKVFKKGFIPEDVHNPLVYGRNLNVYSWSERKLKQVIKLGDDGIAPLEIRFLHDPLAAEGFVGCAVTSNVYRFYKTEDDSWKVQKVIQVPPKKVEGWIAPLMSGMITDILLSLDDKYLYLSNWLHGDVRQYDVSDTKNPKLTGQVFLGGSILSDSKVRVTQDEERTTQPDPVYVKGRRLYGAPQMLQLSLDGRRLYVTTSIFKPWDRQFYPELLKYGSTMVKLDIDVENGGMQLDDQFLVDFGTDKSDILLAHEMRYPGGDCTSDIWLAEKL